The Streptomyces griseiscabiei genome segment CCGCCGCCGGCGCTCAGCTGCGCGCCCGCATCGCCGCATCGCCGCGCGCCGACCGCTGGCTGCCCGCCTGGGACCTGGAGTGGACGCAGGCCCTGGAGACCGCCCGCCAGACGCTCAGCCTGGACAAGGTGTACGAGACCATCGCCACCTGGACCCGCCGCCTCGACACCGCCCCCGTCGTCGACGCGTTCCTCGAGGGCGGATGCGACACCGCCGACGGCGTTCCGCTCGAGGACGTCCTCGGCCCCCGCCGGTGAGCGACCAGGCCTGGCCCGCACGGCTGTCCCCCACCGCCTCCCGCTACCTCGCCGCCCTCGAACCAGCCGTCCAGGAACTGGTCGGCGACATCCTCGACATCGCCTCCCGGGCCCCGCTCCACTGGCCCCAATGGGACACCTCCGACCCCGAAGGCACCGACCTGCGCGCGGCCGCCGTCGGCCAGCTCAGCCTCATCTACTGGATCAACCGCACAACCGAGCCGCCCCACCTGTACGTCCTCGACATCGTCTGGGCAGGCTGACGTCCTGCCCGCACCCCAACTCCCCAGAGAACGGATCATGAGCGCCGCACAACAAGACCCCGAGCCGTACTGCTGGTGGTGCGGCACGCGCCAGAGCCAGGGAGAGAAGGACCCGCGCTGGGTCCTGTGCCAGGGGCCGGGAACCACCATCTGCAGCGAATGCATCGACCTCGTCACGGCCATCGTCGAAGACGAGCGCCAGAAGCGCGCTCAAGAGGTGTGACCGCCACGGCCGGAACACGAAGCCGCCCCCGCCAGGGATGGCAGGGGCGGCTTCGTGTCGACCAGGCCGCGGTCAGTCCTCTGCGAGCAACTTGCCGAGGGTGCGCCGGTTCTCATCCGTCATGTGCTGGCGCAGCAGGCGGTTCAGCGCCTCCGGCGAATCCCACGGCAGCGTCAGCGCAGCCGGATCAGTCTTCGCTGCTGCGGGTGCCGCCTTCTTCTTCGGTGCCGCCTGCTTCTTGTCGGATGGCACCCGCTGGAGGGCTTCCCGGACGACCGAAGCCAGCGCCTCCTTGTCGACGCTCTGCCCCTTCGGCAGCACCTTCACGACGTCCTTGACGATGCCCCTCAACACCTCAGCGGTGACCGGCGCTTCGTCAGCCTCGGCAGTCGTCGTGTAGACGGCCGTAGCCGCCTCCACGTCGTAGCTCTCGGCTATCGGGACCAGCTCCCAGACCACGGACTGGCTCAGCTTTTTGGCTCGAGTTCGAGCCAAATCGTTCGATTCAGACGGCAGGGATTCGAACATGGCCTCAGCGATCG includes the following:
- a CDS encoding DUF6247 family protein — translated: MTAQPLDSPAPPPSPAAGAQLRARIAASPRADRWLPAWDLEWTQALETARQTLSLDKVYETIATWTRRLDTAPVVDAFLEGGCDTADGVPLEDVLGPRR
- a CDS encoding ClpX C4-type zinc finger protein; protein product: MSAAQQDPEPYCWWCGTRQSQGEKDPRWVLCQGPGTTICSECIDLVTAIVEDERQKRAQEV